The genomic window TTTAGAATTTTGGGATTTATTAATAGCAGGATTTGTTTTATCTTTAATCGCTTTTTGTAAATACCCTAATACAGGCTCCTTAATGCCAAGCAACTTTTTGAAAGTGCTGTGTTTTTCACACTTTGGGCAGAATGCATCAATTGAATCTTTAAAACTTTCAATTTCCTTAATTAGTTCCGAATTAGAATCAGCTTCAAAAGAAGCATAAAGTGGAATTTCTAAAAAAAACTCTATGGGAGAAGGAAATTTATTGTTTAAAATTGCCACCTTCGATATCTCCTTAGTAATAAAACTTAAAGAAAAACAGTAGGCTCCTAAGCTATAGCAATCCTATTTGAGTTTTGAATGGATAGCCGTTTATATACCCAACTTTTTGGAGAAGTCAGGTATCTCGCTTTCATGAATCATTTAGGACTGCTCTAGTATGGTTAGGTGAAAGCTTATGTGTTACATAATAACTACCATATCACCTGATTAGCCTACAGTCACACCTTCAATTTTTGCATCTGATTCCTCATAGAGCATCCGTAGTTTTTCTAATTTCTCCTCATCTGGTTGCCAAAAACCGCGACCATTTGCTTCTATCATTCTGGCGACAATATTGCGGAAAGCTTCGGGATTTGCCTCTCGCAATTTTTTTGCCATTTCTGCATCTAAAGCATAGGTATCTGCTGCTTGGTCGTAAACCCAATCATCGGTGAAATCAACTGTACCGCCCCAACCAATTAACGCTGTCATGCGTTGGGAGATTTCATAAGCACCACCGGAACCTTGATTCGCCATTGCCTCTGCCCATTTGGGGTTTAGCAATTTAGTCCGATACTCAATACGAAGTAAATCATCTAAGTTGCGGGGAGTGGTGTCTTTGGAGAAACTTTCGACAAAGCTGGCGCTAACTTTTTTGCCACGTTGTTTTTCCGCTGCCTTTTTCAAGCCACCCGTGTTAGCGTAATATTCTTGAATATCGGTGAGACCGTATTCAACCGAGTCGATTTCTTGGACAATGCGATCGCTTGTTTGCAACAACTGCGTCAGCACTTCCGGTCTAGCTTGTCCTTTGTCTTGTCTACCGTAGCTGAAGACATTGCGATCGCGCCAAGTATCGCCCAATTCATCGCCAGATTCCCAGTTACCATCAGTGACGCGATCGTTCACTAGAGAACCAAAATCACCAGCAGGATTAGAAAATAATCGCGCTGAAGCATTGTCTACACCTTGAGATTTCAAAGCTAAGGTGTGTTTGCGGATAAAGTTTTGGTCTTCCGGTTCCTCAGCATTTGCGGCGCGTTGAAACAAATCATCCAACAATTCAATAATGTTGATAAAGGTATCGCGGAAAATTCCCGAAAGATTCCCCAACACATCAATACGCGGATGACCAACTTCTGCTAAAGGTTTCAATTCATAACGGACAATTCTTCCCGTACCTTCCTTAACAGGTTCAGCACCCACTAATTCCAGCAAAATTCCCAAAGATTCGCCCTTCGTTTTAATCGCATCCAATCCCCATAACATCACCGCCACAGTTTCCGGATAAGAACCCTGTTCCTTAAGATGTTGGGCGATAATCTTTCTAGCAACTTCTCGACCCCTTTCATAAGCTGCTGGTGAAGGCATTCGATAAGGATCTAAAGCATGAATATTGCGACCAGTCGGCAATACACCAGCACCATCTCGTAACAAATCACCACCCGGTGCAGGCAGAATATATTCGCCATTCAGTCCTCGCAACAAATTAGTGAGTTCGTCACTATTTTGTTGTAACAAATCCCGAATTTTTATCGCTTCATCTAACTCTGGAAGATTAGAATTAATGCGGAATTTAACGTTCGGATCGCTTTTGGTTAGGGAGTCCCAGTGCGCTGACAATGCTGCCTGTTTGTCTCCACCTTTAGCAACTGCCTCAATAATGTCTTTTGGTAATTCAAAGTAAGCATCTAAATAGCTAATTAGTCCTTCTGGAGTTGGAGGTTCTCCCAGCGTATGCAAGCCAGAGGAGAAAAGACGATTTTCTAGAACTTGCAGATATTCGTACAACTTTACTAAGTAAGAATTAAAAATATCTGCACTAAACATTCGGGCATTCTCAGGAGTGAAGAAAATTCCTAACCGTTTGGCATCCTCAAAGGGACAATCTGCATCGACTCCAGTATCGACAATCTTTTTGCAAATTGCTTCCTTAAGGGCATAATTCTTCTCTGGATCTTCCCGATACTCCGAGATTAAATCGCGCAGCGACACCAATTCTTTGTACAATCCAGCACGACCATAAGGCGGCACATTATGGGAAATCAACACTCCGTAGCCGCGACGCTTTGCCAACATTGATTCAGAAGGGTTGTTTGCCGCATAGATATATAAATTGGGTATATTTCCTAGCAGAATATCTGACCAAGAATAGCCCGTATTACCGAGCGGAGATCCAGGCAACCATTCAACTGTTCCGTGCATTCCGAAGTGAACCACTGCATCAGATTGAAAGTCATTTTGCAACCACTTATAGAAGGCAGCATACTGAGGATGAGGTGTCAAATCGCGCTCAAACATTAGCCGCATCGGGTCGCCGGAAATGCCCAATGGTGGCTGTACGCCTATCCAAATATTTCCTAGTTGTATCCCACCAATTTGAAATTCATCTCCATAAGTTTTAATGCCAGTTCCAGTAAGGGATTTCCACTGTTTTTCGATGCGAGTCGTTAGCAAATATCCCAGCCATTTTTCTAAAGTTCGGGCGTTGACGGTATTTACTCCCCCAAACCCCTCTGCCAACTGGGAGTGGGAGGCTTCTCTTGCCCCCTCCCCGTGAACGGGGAGGGTTGGGGTGGGGTTCTCATCCGCCTCTTTCACTATGCGAATTAATTCTTCCCCATCTTCTGGTAATTCGCCTACGTTGTAGCCTTGGTCTTTGAGACCTTGGAGAAATTTAATTAGACTTCGCGGTACATTCAATAAAGCCGCTGTACCCGTCGCACCATATCCAGGCGGAAAACCATATAAAATTACGGCAATTTTACGTTCATCTGTTGGCTTTTGCCGCAGGGAAATCCATTTTTTCAACCTTCCTGTTAAACGCTGAACTCGTTCTGGAATTAAGTAAATATCTTCTCCGACCAACCCACCGAGAGGAACTGGATCGATTGCCCCATCCAGTTCTGGCAAAGCATATAAAACGACACTTTGCAATCCGCCAACACCCTGCCGCGTCCAAGAATGAATATCTTGAATTAGTAGCGGTGCAGCGACGATATAGGGTACATTCTTGGCGGTGAGAATGCGCTTGGCTACTTCTACTTGTCGTCCTGCCTCCATCGACCCCGCAGGGCCACCGACGAGGGGAAAGCCAATCGTAGAGACAATTGCATCTACTGGAATCGCATCTTCAGACAGGGATGGAGTCTCAAGATGACCGAGTTGTCGCTGTTGCATTTCGTAGTCTGTGGTCATCCAATCCCGCACCGCCACATGACCTTCAACGCCGTTGATAAAAATTGGCAAGGGTATTAACCCAGCTTTCTCAAAGTGGCGAATGAGTTGGGGAATGTAAGGCTGTTTGGTGATAACGTGCTTGCGATAAAGCAGAATTCCAACAGTTGAGTGGGGACACGGTACTGCCGTATCCCTACTTTGATACCATTCCAAATATGCCTTTGGTGATTCAAAAAAGCCTTGATAATCGGGATGCAGTAATCCCATATTTGGAGTTTCAACGGGCGGCGGAATTTCTCCCGCCTTCAACTGCAAATATTTTTCTGCCAGCGTCCAGAACATGGACGCGACATTTTCGGTTCCACCAGCGTTCCAATAACCGTAAATAATCAGCCAGTTGCGTAAGTCTTGCACTTTCTGCACTGGCACAAATTTTAATAACTTTGGCCCAACTTTTAAAAAGCTAATATAACCCGCAAGTTTGTCTTCTTCTCGCCCGTTGCTGAATTTGTCGAGGATGAATTTAACAGGTTTGGGCATTCCCTTGGGTTTGTCGCCAATTTTGAACGCGCCTATCTGAGTGAGGCTCATCAATTCCAAGGCTGACTCGAAGACGAGGCGAATGGGGATATTTTGCACCCTTTGGCGCAACCACATCACTTGGTCGTAATCAAATAGCAGACTACCGAAAAAGACATCTGCCCCTTGGAGTGCGGCTTCTACGGCGTCTGGTTCCGTTGTGAGGGCGCGATCGCTAAACACCCGAATATCCAACTCCGGACAGCTAGCCTGAGCCAAATGAGCTGCCTTCCGGTACAAGTCAGCGTTGAATGATTCAAACCCAGCAATTAGAACAATGCGTTTCATGCCCAGAGATCCTAAAGGTTCCTACTTTCGATCTTAAGCAGGAACCTTAGGATGGGACGCCGAAGCCCACCCCGACCCTCAGATTGCTTTTAGTAACTCGCCCTGAGCATCCCGCTGAAGATATTAAAGTTCTTATCAATCAAACCGATTAAACTCTGAGCATTAGAGAGCGATCGCGGTGGGTTAGAAACCAGCGTATCTAAGGCAATCAAGCGATTAAAATCAATTTTGATGTCACCAGTCCGCTCGGTTTTCCCGTCGCTTTCATAAAACTTGACCCCCACCTTCTTTTGCATAATCTCGATCAACTCCTGCGCCATGATGCCATAGCCAATCGTTGTGGGATGAATGCCATCGAGAGAGAATAAGCCGCCTTGGGTGCGACCCGTTGCATCAGATTTAAAAAAGCGGGAGTCCGGTACGGGTGAAAGTGCCTGAAGCTCAGGCGGCAACTCGTACTGACCACCCACTTCATCCCACCAACTCGGTCTGGCTTCCGGGTCTTGAATATAGCGCCTGGATGCCAAACGATCCAACAAGCCAGCCATTTCAAACAGATACCAATCTCTGCCTTCTTGTCGAGCCTGACGCACCGCCTCGGTTATAAAGTCGTTGTACTGGTCAATGGCACTATCGATTGCTCGTGCCTCTTCCTCTAGCAAGTAGGGGTGCTTATCGGGATCGAAGTCTTCTTCGGTAAGCCAAGGCAAGGAGTAGTAAGGGAAGTATCGAGATCCCGGCTCAGCTTTATTTCCCTGCTCATTTTTATTGATACCACGGGCAAAAGGAACGATCGTGACGTGAGGAACCGTTGCCAAGATTACATGGCGAGCGCGGATTTGCTTCACTTCCTTAACTAGCTTGTCCAGTTCCGCCTTAAAGTGAATCGGACGCCAGACGGTATAGCGATCGTTGACCGCCATATCGTCATAGCCATCAGCGCTCCAAGCCGCCTTGAATGTCAGAATACTACCCAGCGCATTATTGCCACCGATAACCACAATCAGCGTTTCAATGCCGTCTCCATCGCCAGTTTCTTGCATCCCCTCAGCACCTAGTGCTGCTGCCGCTTGTAGTGGTGTCAGCGCGTTGCCTCGTGCATCTCGTGCCGAATTCAAAACTCGGATAGCAGCGCGTTCGTTATGGTACTCGACAACCTGCCGGAGATAATCGTCTTTAGGCGGATTTTTCCGAATGATGTCTAGGCAAATGTCCGCAGTGCGCGACAGGGTATTCCGCAAATCCCACCCATAGACTGCCAGGTTGTGATTAATCCCTCGTTGAATTGGGAAGCGGGAACCTGCGTCACGTTCCCAATAATCCTCTATATCGTCCATGTAGCGGCGTATAAACAACAGCGCTGGGGCGAAATCCAACCAGTTGATGTCACCAAACTCCCGATCGAGTTGTCGAGCCAGATGTTCTAGGTTGATCGGAAACCCATCTCCTGGCCCCTCATAGGTGGGATAACGCATCTGGTTAGACCAGCCCATTTCCTTGGCAATCATCATCGGATAGGAGAGGCTAGTATTAAAAATTGCCCCACTTTGAAAGCCGTGAGAGAGAGAGTCCCCAATCGTGACCAGCCGATGCTGGGGAGTGCCTTGTCTATTCACTTCAACGGAAATGCCCAAGCTGGGATCTGTAATGGGTTTCCGCGCCTGTGCCTGAATAATTACATCGTCTGGCGTGCGATCGCGCATTCGATTTCCAGAGTTGGTCATAAAGTCTCCTGATTAAAAAAAGCGAACATTAGTTACCAGATGCTCCACAACCGATGAGATCAAATCCGGAATTTATGTTAAATCAGCAGCGGTTTCAAATTAGCCGGTAGAATCTTATAAAAAATAAGATTTAATTAAATATTGTAGCAATCTGTAATAACATTTAAAATTTTTATCTGAAAACTGGGCAGGAGATTATATAGAGGTTTTACTAGGAAAGTTACCTCGAATTTCAAAAATTTTAGTTTAATTAAAAGCCAGATACTTAATTCACCATTAATTATCATAAGCCAGAGAATTGATATTAGATAGAATGTATTCCCCAATACTGGAATCGACGGAGATAAAATAGGAAAATCTACAGAGGAGGGAAGTTATAACTGAAGTTATACTATCGAAATTTATTAAGCATTCAGTTATAAAATGCAAGCGTATCGCGCAAGCAGTGTAACTCTCAGTTGCTGCGGTTTTGGGTAGTGGTAAAATAACACAAAAGCTAGACTTGACCAATGGCTTTTTCTTGGCTAACTTACGAAAAAAGTTAGCAATATTCAATTCAGGTGAAATCTATGGCTTTTAATATTAGTGCGCTGAAATTACCCACACTCAAAATCGGCTCTGATGGAGCAGCAGTCAGCGCTTGGCAAAGCTTTTTAAAAGAAGCTGGTTATCCGATAGGAACCGTTGATGGAGACTTTGGCAAGATTAGCGATACAGCTACCCGCAGTTATCAGCAAAGAAATAACTTGCCCGTCAATGGAGTGGTGGATAATACCACCTACACCAAAGCTTTAAGTGACGGTTTTATTTATAAAGTTCCGAATCTTACGGCGGCAATGTTGCTTGCTTATCTGCGCTTTGGTGAGGCAGAGGCTAAAGATTTACAAAAGTCTTTGAATACAATATTGGTTCCGGATTTGGTAGTAGATGGAGACTTTGGAGCGAGAAGTAGCCAAGGGTTAGCCCAAGCTTATCTGCAAAGAGATGTACGCTTGCGTAGTGAATTAGAGGATTTACTTTCTGCAACGACTAAGCAGAAATTAGGCGCAGATTTTATTCCTGCAATGGATATCCTCAACGCCTATGCCAAAAGAATTAGATTTCGCCTGAGTGGCCCGCATTGGTATGACAACTTTCCGACTAGCCGCTCGATTTCTGATTTAGCTTCACCTTTTCGAGAAAAAGTAACAGCTTTTCAAAAAGCTTTAATTGATGCGGGTGCCCAAACTATTATTGCTGCTACCTATCGACCTCCGCAACGAGCCTACATGATGCACTATTCGGCTAGAATTAGCCGAGGAGAAATTAGAGCAGAAAATGTGCCAAGGATGGCGGGAGTTGACATTCAATGGGTACATTATACGAACGCTGTATCCGTGCAAGCCGCACAACGGATGGTGAATGAATTCGGGATTGGTGGGAATCCGGTTGCTCTCAAATCTCGACATACTGAAAGGCTAGCCATCGATTGGAACATTACCTGGGCAGGAGTTCTGAAAATTAAAAAGAGGGATGGCACGCTGGTTAATATTGGCGCTCCCACGAATGGTGCCAATAATACGGTTCTCTATAGTGTGGGTGCATCTTATGGTGTCTTTAAGCTAGCAAATGACCCGCCCCACTGGTCAGTTGATGGTCGCTAAGGCTTGCACTCATTTTTGAGTTTAGATTGTAGAGACGCAATTAATTGCGTCTCTCTTCATCGGTAGTTACAGAAATTGAAATCGGGCAATTAAATCGGGCAATGGTAAAGCAAAATAGTATGAAAACAAAAGGTAAACTTTGCTGATTGCCGAACCTCTACCAACTGACACCGATGCAACTTCAAAGATTTGACCTCAGCGCGGTCATCATCCGCACAACCGCGATCGCTTTGTTGGCATTAATCGCTGGCTGTTCATCCGATCCCTATGCAGAATCAGCACTTGAGCCAAATATATCCTCGAATCGCACCGCAACTACAGCAGAAGTGGGTTTAGCACGTCACTTGAAACGCATCAAAGCCAAATTTTACGGTGCATATTGGTGCCCTTTCTGCACAAAACAGAAAGAACTGTTTCCAAAAGAGGCACTTGGCTATATCAACTACATTGAGTGCGATGCTGGCGGTCAAAATCCCCGTCCAGACCTTTGCACGAAGGCAAAAATCAAAAGCTTTCCCACCTGGGAGATTCAGGGGCGGCGTTACTCAGGTCTGCTTTCTTTAGAAGAACTCGCCGAGTTATCCGGGTATAAAGGCGATCGCAACTTTCAAAACCGAATTTGATAAGGCTTACCCAACGCTGCGCTCAAATGAACCATGCCATGCCCCTACGAGGGTTCTCTCATTGTTGCGGCACAACGGTAGGAGAGGGAATTGGTTCTGCTTGTCCGGCTTGTACTAGAGCTTGATAAATGGCAGCAGCCACCTCAGCGCGAGTCGCAGCCTGATTCGGTTTGAGCAAGTTTGGATACGGGTAGTTGATTACAAGACCGGCGGCTGTAGACGCTGCTACACCTTGTATTGCGTACTTAGGAATCTCACTGGCGTCTTGATAAGTCTGTAAAGCTTGAGCCGGATTGGACGGCGGTTTAAGCCCTAAGCCGCTGGCAAGCGCAACCAAAACTTGCGCTCTCGGAATCTCTTGGTTGGGTAGAAACCGATTTCTCGGATATCCTTTTAAAAAACCCGTTGCCACAGCTTGCTTGATCCCTGCTTCAGCCCAGTACCCAGCGGGAACATCTTGAAAATTCACAGCATTCTGAGCGGGTTTTTGACCAAAAGCTTTCCGCAACGGAGCCGTAAATTCTGCTCTCGTGATCGGTTGATCGGGGCGAAAAGTCCCATCGGTGAAACCCGCAAGGATGTTGCGCTCAACCAGCGCTTGAATGTAAGGACGCGCCCAGTAATTATCGGGAATATCGGAAAAGTTGATCGGTTTAGCTGGGGCAGAAGCCGTGGGGGCTGGTACGGGAACAACCGCCACTGGGGCGGAAGGTGCAGGCGCGGGTACTGTAGCGGGGGCGGCTGACGGCGCTGGGGAAGGTGCGGGTACGACGGGTACGGGAATAATCGGGATGCTTCTCGATACTGTGTCTGGATCGTTCGGGATGACTAGCGTTCGGTTTGGGTCGTTCGGTGAAGCAGAAGGTGTCGGAAGCGTTTGCTGGGGGCGCGATTCTCCGGGTATCACTGCTGGTAGCGGCGCTGCTGGCGTTGGACTTGCCGTGGCGTCAGGAGTCGGCAATCCGCCCAAATTCACTCCTGGCTCCCTTCTACCTATCGACCAGAAGAAAATCGTGCCAATCACGCTGAAGGCAACAACAATGCCAATCAACTCATCAAAGCCAAGCCGAGAGGAACGTGGATCGGGCGGAGGTGAATTTGTCATTTACCTGAGTTCATGCAGCAAGTAGCTTATACCCTAAAATGCCAAGCTAAGTCATCCTTCTTAAAGCAAGAATTAAAAATTTTTGGAGGACAGAACATGAAACTTGTTTTGATAGAAAGTCCTGGGAAACGGCAGAAATGGCAGAAAAGCCTTGGTTCTGGCTATCGCGTGATGGCAAGCATGGGTCATGTCGTTGAATTGGCTAAAGATGGGGAAGATGCACTGGGATTTGACCTATCAGGCGATCGCGTTACTTGTCGGTTTGTCCCCCGTGGCGACCGAGGCAAAAAGGTTCTCACCGAACTGAAACAAGCTGTCAAATCAGCAACCGAAGTCATATTTGCAACTGACCCAGACCGGGAAGGTGAGGTGATTTCTTGGCATCTCGCACGAGAACTCAAGGTGAAAAATCCCCGGCGAGTAGTGACGAGCGAGATTACAGAAACTGCGATTAAAAAAGCAGTGAGCAAACCCCGTCCCCTCGACCAGAATCTCGTAGATGCAGCGCTTTTGAGGACGTGTCTCGACAAGCTGGTTGGTTTCAGAGGCTCCCCTCTCGTTTGGTCGCTCAAAAACGGAGCCAAGTCAGTCGGTCGGGTTCAAAGCGCGACCTTGCACCTATTATGCGATCGCGAGAGAGCGATTACAGCCTTTGTCCCTGAAGATTACTGGTCTGTTTACGTTGACTACGCCGAGGGTTTTCGAGCCTTTTATGCAGGACAAGTGAATCGTTCCGAGGAGTCTGAAGTAGAGGAAACCGATGATTCTGAGTCTCCTGATAGCAAAAAAGCTGCTGAAGGAACCAGAGTGACAACACAAACTCAGGCGGATCAACTGGTGGCGACGGCAAAGAGTCATCCTCATCAGGTAGTCAGCACCCAAGGTAAAGTGAGTTTTAAAAAACCACCCGCCGCATTTACCACCAGTTCCCTTCAGCAGGCAGCAGGAGCGCGTTTAAAGCTGAATCCAGAGAAAACGATGCAAGTGGCGCAGAAGCTGTACGAGCAAGGATACATCACTTATATGCGTACAGATAGCCCAACTTTATCTGAGGAGTTTTGTGCTTCGGTGCGGAAGTATCTGGAGCAAAATGACCCAGAGAATGTCCCTGAAAAGGCGGCTGTTCGGAAAAGTGCAGCACTTTCCCAAGAAGCGCATGAGGCAATTCGACCAACAGAGATTACCCGGCTACCATCCGTCATTAAAGCAGAGTTAACACCCGAAGAAGCTGGATTGTATGACTTGATATGGCGACGCGCGATCGCTTCTCTCTGTCAATCAGCGCGACTCTTGAAGACGAGAATTATCACGAAATCTGGTAGCGTAACTTGGCAAGCTTTGGGTCAGGTGCTACAGTTTGAGGGCTATCTGCGCTACTGGCGAGATATTGGTTCAGACCAAGTGTTGCCGACGCTGAAAGAGGGGCAATCGCTTACCTGTACCCATGCGGGTGCCGATAAGAAGCAGACAATGCCACCTCCCCGTTATTCTGAGTCTAAGTTGATTCAGGTGATGGAGAAACAGGGGATTGGGCGTCCTAGCACCTATGCTCCGACTGTAAAGACTTTGAAAGAGCGGGAATATGTGGTTCTGAAGAAGGCGCTGCTTGTTCCGACCCAGCTGGGGATGGAAGTTGATGAGTTTTTGGGTCGAGTGTTACCTGAGCTAATTCGTGCAGATTTTACGGCAAAGATGGAGCGGGAATTGGATGCGATCGCTCACGGTAAGCTGGACTGGCAAAAGTATTTGACTAGCTGGAACCGCGATTATTTTGCCCCAGCGCTCAAGAAGGCCGGGGCAAGAATTCCCGCTTCTATGCCGACTGCAACGAACCCAAGCCGCGTTAAGGTCACTCAATCTGTTCATGAACCCCCGGATGCTCACACCGATACTCGCACTGAGAGTCGGTCTGAACTTACTAATATTCGGTGTCCGAAATGCAAACATCCGATGACGAGGGTTTACTCCAAGTCTAAAAAACTTCAAACAGACCATTTTTTGAGCTGTGATGAGCGCAATAATGGCTGCGGTGCTGTGATGTTTTTTAACGTGTCTACCCTAGAGTATGAATTGCCTGACGCTAAACGGAAAAATCCACCGCGTTCTGACACGCCTTCTCAGCATTCTTGTCCGATTTGTGGCTCGCCCTTAGAGCGTTACAAATACACCAAAAATGGTCAAAATAAGGTAATGTTGCGCTGCTCCAACTCTAAAACTAAACAAAATAAATGTAAAGAGGTCGCATTTTTTGAGAGTAAAAAAGGTAACTGGTGGTCGCCGAAATTTGGCGAGATTGGAGCCGGGTAATCCAGCCATGATTCTTCGGCATAACTGTGGTTTGATTGATTACTTTACAGACTGCATTGATTTAAAAAATTATCTGCTGATGGTTTAAGAGTCTGGATTGTAAGCAATCAGTAAACTCAAGCTTGCACTAGAAAAAACGCCAATTTAGTCCCTCAATTCCTTTAATTAAATCACATTTTTTGAAGAGATATTCTAAGCTAAAGCACAATTTTTTTATGGGGATGGGGGCATTTTAACACTTTTTAATTGCCCTTACACATAGCTGGAGATGAAATAGCAATGTGTAAGCACGCTTTATTTGGCGTAGCAGGTATGAAACTACAGGTTTCCCCAATTATTCCCTCTTGCATGGTCATCAATGCAGCTAAATCCAAAAGGATAACCAACCTTTTTTGCCGTAATGCTTACTCAATAAAAAAGGTAATTTTCTGTTTTTTACCGTTTATTTATAGAAAGGAAAATCCAAGCGAAATATTCCTGTTTTTTATAAATTTTACAATCAAAACCCATAAAAAATACATTTTTTTACGTTTTCAAATTTAAATTTTAAAAAAATGCAACCTATAGCTCTAGCCTACTTGCGATTCTAAATCAGCAACTTTAAATACTCTAACTTTTGCTGTGTCTGGGTTTTGACCCCTAAAAAATTTTTTAAACTCGATCCCGTGGCTTTACACCCTGTAAGCAAGACTTAGTAAAGAATTTTTAAAAAAGTGCCTATTGTACCATAAAAATGCAGTTATAACAGAATTTGTTAAAATAATTAACTTGCTTCAAGGGGCTGAAATTGCTATTATTTAAATTCCTGTTTTGCCTATCTCTGTGCAGGTTACAAAGCTTTCACCCATGCTGAGAATATTGAGCTGGGTGTACCCACCCGTGTGAAAATAAACAACAAACTTCCACCGGGTTAATTTGAGTGAATATACAACTACACTAAAGCGGAATAACTTGGTATCATAACCCTTTGAACCAGGAACGTCACTAGCGTCAGGTTGAGGAATGAAGTCTGATAAATCATTGATAAACAACAAAATTAAGCGGCAACTGCAACAAACACCTGTGGCGATTATCGGAATGGGTTGCATTTTTCCGCAAGCCAGGACTCTAGAAGAGTATTGGGAAAATATCGTTACAAAAACCGATTGTATCTCTGATGTTCCTCCCTCACGCTGGCGGATTGAGGACTACTACGATCCAGATCCCAAGGCACCAGATAAGACCTATTGCAAACGCGGTGGATTCATCCCGGATATTGATTTTGATCCGATGGAATTTGGGTTGCCTCCCAATATTCTAGAGGTGACAGATGTCGCCCAAATGCTCTCGTTGGTAGTTGCCAAACAGGCAATGGAAGACGCTGGTTACGGTGAATCCAGAGATTTTAATCGAAAAGGCACAGGCGTCATTCTGGGCGTCGGGGGCGGGCAGAAACTAATTACGCCGCTAACTACCCGTTTGCAATATCCCGTTTGGGAGAAGGTTCTCAAAAACAGTGGTGTATCTGACGAAGATACCCAAAAGATTATTGAGAAGATAAAACTTGCCTATATCGGCTGGGAAGAAAATTCTTTTCCGGGCATGCTGGGGAACGTGATTGCCGGACGAATTGCCAACCGCCTAGATTTAGGGGGAATTAACTGTGTTGTGGATGCAGCCTGTGCCGGGTCATTAAGCGCCCTGCGTATGGCTTTGAGTGAATTGACCGAGTATCGTAGCGACATGATGATCGCGGGCGGTGTGGATGCCGACAATTCGATCTTCATGTATATGTGCTTTAGTAAAACGCCTGCCTTTTCTAAAGAAGGGAATTCTCGTCCCTTCGATATAAATTCCGACGGGATGCTGTTGGGTGAAGGCATGGGGATGATGGTACTCAAGCGTCTTGAAGATGCCGAACGAGATGGCG from Coleofasciculus sp. FACHB-1120 includes these protein-coding regions:
- the topA gene encoding type I DNA topoisomerase; protein product: MKLVLIESPGKRQKWQKSLGSGYRVMASMGHVVELAKDGEDALGFDLSGDRVTCRFVPRGDRGKKVLTELKQAVKSATEVIFATDPDREGEVISWHLARELKVKNPRRVVTSEITETAIKKAVSKPRPLDQNLVDAALLRTCLDKLVGFRGSPLVWSLKNGAKSVGRVQSATLHLLCDRERAITAFVPEDYWSVYVDYAEGFRAFYAGQVNRSEESEVEETDDSESPDSKKAAEGTRVTTQTQADQLVATAKSHPHQVVSTQGKVSFKKPPAAFTTSSLQQAAGARLKLNPEKTMQVAQKLYEQGYITYMRTDSPTLSEEFCASVRKYLEQNDPENVPEKAAVRKSAALSQEAHEAIRPTEITRLPSVIKAELTPEEAGLYDLIWRRAIASLCQSARLLKTRIITKSGSVTWQALGQVLQFEGYLRYWRDIGSDQVLPTLKEGQSLTCTHAGADKKQTMPPPRYSESKLIQVMEKQGIGRPSTYAPTVKTLKEREYVVLKKALLVPTQLGMEVDEFLGRVLPELIRADFTAKMERELDAIAHGKLDWQKYLTSWNRDYFAPALKKAGARIPASMPTATNPSRVKVTQSVHEPPDAHTDTRTESRSELTNIRCPKCKHPMTRVYSKSKKLQTDHFLSCDERNNGCGAVMFFNVSTLEYELPDAKRKNPPRSDTPSQHSCPICGSPLERYKYTKNGQNKVMLRCSNSKTKQNKCKEVAFFESKKGNWWSPKFGEIGAG